In Trichoderma breve strain T069 chromosome 4, whole genome shotgun sequence, the following proteins share a genomic window:
- a CDS encoding nucleoside transporter domain-containing protein, with the protein MASRPEYQSLADVEDHAAASDEDSALLGGLDQDSNDVPFSWIEYAIFCFLGMAMLWAWNMFLAAAPYFASRFAGDSWIEANFQSTILTVSTLTNLVSALILSHIQHSASYPFRINLALVINTVIFSLLTGSTAVFLDASPRQYLGFVLTMVACTSWAAGLMQNGAFAFAAGFGRSEYMQALMVGQGVAGVLPSIAQVVSVLLFPPSKENAAAGEGAGQSSAFYYFLAAVVISLVTLVAIIPLVRRHNRLVADRLTEHLASSMASIEEAERATRKVVSLLHLLKKLRWLAFGVALVFAVTMFFPVFTVKILSVHKDGGILFQPAVFIPVGFLFWNIGDLLGRIATMLPFSLSHRPTLLFALAVARIALLPLYLLCNINGRGAIIPSDFFYLFIVQLVFGLTNGWVGSSFMIASGEWVEDNEREATGGFMGLCLVAGLASGSLLSFTISDI; encoded by the exons ATGGCTTCGAGACCAGAGTACCAGTCATTAGCGGATGTGGAGGATCACGCAGCAGCCTCAGATGAAGATTCGGCGCTGCTAGGAGGCCTGGACCAGGACAGCAACGATGTGCCCTTTTCGTGGATCGAATATgccatcttttgcttcctGGGCATGGCCATGCTCTGGGCCTG GAACATgttcctcgccgccgccccGTACTTCGCATCCCGCTTCGCCGGCGACTCCTGGATAGAAGCAAACTTCCAGTCCACCATCCTCACCGTCTCGACCCTCACGAACCTCGTCTCCGCcctcatcctctcccacATCCAGCACTCCGCCTCGTACCCCTTCCGCATCaacctcgccctcgtcatcaacaccgtcatcTTCAGCCTTCTCACGGGCTCCACGGCCGTCTTTCTCGATGCCTCGCCGCGCCAGTATCTGGGCTTTGTGCTTACCATGGTGGCATGTACCTCTTGGGCCGCGGGTCTGATGCAAAACGGCGCGTTCGCTTTCGCCGCTGGCTTTGGCCGATCCGAGTACATGCAAGCTCTCATGGTAGGCCAGGGCGTGGCCGGAGTTCTGCCTTCCATCGCGCAAGTCGTCTCCGtgctcctcttccctcctAGCAAAGAAAACGCAGCCGCAGGCGAGGGCGCCGGACAATCTTCCGCCTTCTACTACtttctcgccgccgtcgtcATCTCCTTGGTGACCCTCGTGGCCATCATCCCCCTGGTCCGCCGACACAACCGCCTAGTAGCCGACCGTCTCACAGAGCACCTCGCCTCCTCCATGGCCAGCATCGAAGAGGCCGAGCGCGCCACCCGCAAAGTCGTCTCCCTGCTGCACCTCCTCAAGAAGCTACGCTGGCTCGCTTTCGGCGTGGCcctcgtcttcgccgtcaCCATGTTCTTCCCCGTCTTCACCGTCAAGATCCTTTCCGTGCACAAGGACGGCGGGATCCTCTTCCAGCCTGCCGTCTTCATCCCCGtcggcttcctcttctggaACATTGGCGATCTCCTGGGCCGCATCGCCACCATGCTGCCCTTTTCGCTTTCCCATAGGCCGACTCTGCTCTTCGCGCTGGCCGTGGCCCGAATCGCGCTTCTCCCGCTCTACCTCCTTTGCAACATCAACGGCCGCGGGGCCATCATCCCGAGCGACTTCTTCTATCTCTTCATCGTTCagcttgtctttggcttGACCAATGGATGGGTTGGATCGAGCTTTATGATTGCTTCGGGCGAGTGGGTTGAAGACAACGAGCGAGAGGCTACTGGTGGATTCATGGGCCTGTGCCTGGTGGCCGGCCTTGCATCAGGAAGTTTATTGAGTTTTACGATATCTGACATCTAA
- a CDS encoding heterokaryon incompatibility protein (HET) domain-containing protein: MRGEPESESDWSSSGSESPPPAPPPPRARTHARTQSHAPPPVSNPEPHHGHAPAPAPARRLSIAGRLLGSLNQVRAQNKENRENRDRDNRDNRDNRERAKNEPPPPERRRSSVADKSSPMMRIKSWLDTCNGQHNHHCGGDDADTTTWRPVYLVDSVERCLVKAKPTDRYLALSYVWGPLNPRRGGPNAVVRLLKSNIEAFQSELPEVDIPETILDAMYLARKLGFRYLWVDQLCVVQDDDVDKDNHIRHMPYIFANAYLTIAAAYGDLYTGLLPISPKRPRDSKAGGSTKDHNELLRQSKWNTRGWTLQEHLYSRRTVFFFQDAVTWECHCELWQKSSLNIMPKLRGSNRHECINRLSSAILGYQHTPWPDLDEYARIAADYSARRVTHVEDTLRAFSGITSMLSRTFSDGFMYGMPLMFLDVALLWRPQASIRRRAPPRAPFLPSWSWMGWWFDGVPVDLVLWRAAADYVEETSPAKVGSNPKRFQSMQTFRIKPTISWNLTDRASTVPVNNTGLRFRDLRSRKNAGTPLPRGWSRSGSAFKHDSDRETIFKYPVPVVDPPKDGQHAPTTAEQTFPGPLLSFRTAAGLFDVDLADTMAPKDHSNPQLAIGNIWSKSGKWIGEFRAHDAWIGVQTSNHDGGEKLEFIAISTGMERKGSFIFTPEKFEENKDADGILDFVNVLWIERIGSVCYRRGIGHILLKAWNAQVRDQVDIVLG; encoded by the coding sequence ATGCGAGGAGAGCCTGAATCTGAGAGCGACTGGTCCTCGTCCGGCAGCgagtcgccgccgccagctcctcctcctcctcgtgcTCGCACCCATGCCCGTACTCAGTCTCATGCGCCTCCCCCTGTCTCAAATCCAGAACCGCATCATGGACATgcgccagcaccagcacccgCAAGACGCCTAAGCATCGCAGGCCGTCTGCTGGGTTCCCTCAACCAAGTGCGTGCGCAAAACAAAGAGAATAGAGAGAACAGGGACAGGGACAACAGGGACAACAGGGACAATCGTGAGAGAGCTAAAAATGAGCCGCCACCCCCTGAAAGGAGGCGCTCATCCGTCGCCGACAAATCGTCGCCCATGATGCGCATCAAATCGTGGCTGGATACATGCAATGGCCAGCATAACCACCActgcggcggcgatgacgcTGACACAACCACTTGGCGTCCTGTCTATCTTGTCGACTCTGTTGAGCGATGCTtggtcaaggccaagccgaCAGATCGCTATCTCGCCTTGAGCTATGTCTGGGGTCCGCTGAACCCGCGTCGAGGAGGCCCCAACGCCGTTGTGCGACTGCTCAAGTCCAATATCGAGGCCTTCCAGTCAGAGCTCCCAGAGGTGGACATTCCCGAGACCATTCTCGATGCCATGTATCTGGCAAGAAAGCTGGGCTTCCGCTACCTGTGGGTCGATCAGCTATGCGTTGTTCAAGACGATGAtgtggacaaggacaacCACATTCGGCACATGCCTTACATCTTTGCAAATGCATACCTCACAATCGCCGCAGCTTATGGAGACCTCTATACCGGCCTTCTCCCCATCAGTCCAAAGCGCCCGCGCGACTCAAAGGCTGGTGGTAGCACCAAGGATCACAACGAATTGCTGCGACAATCGAAATGGAACACCCGCGGATGGACCCTGCAAGAGCATCTCTATTCGCGCCGTaccgttttcttctttcaagaTGCCGTGACATGGGAATGCCACTGCGAGCTTTGGCAGAAAAGCTCCTTGAATATCATGCCAAAGCTGCGTGGCAGTAATCGGCATGAATGTATCAACCGCCTTTCTTCTGCCATTCTTGGCTACCAACATACTCCGTGGCCTGACCTGGACGAGTACGCTCGCATCGCAGCCGACTATAGCGCAAGGAGGGTAACACATGTCGAGGACACTTTGAGAGCATTCTCGGGTATCACTTCCATGCTCTCGCGCACATTTTCAGACGGCTTCATGTATGGCATGCCGCTTATGTTTCTCGACGTCGCTCTGCTCTGGCGCCCACAGGCATCAATACGACGGAGGGCACCACCGCGGGCCCCCTTTCTTCCGTCATGGTCTTGGATGGGCTGGTGGTTTGACGGTGTTCCTGTTGACCTGGTGCTAtggagagctgcagctgattaCGTCGAAGAGACTAGTCCGGCAAAAGTAGGATCCAACCCCAAACGATTTCAATCAATGCAAACTTTCAGGATAAAGCCCACCATCAGTTGGAATCTTACAGACAGGGCTTCCACAGTTCCCGTGAACAACACTGGGTTGCGGTTTCGAGATCTCCGCTCTCGTAAAAATGCTGGGACACCGCTGCCCCGAGGTTGGTCAAGGAGCGGGTCGGCTTTCAAACACGATAGCGACCGTGAGACCATTTTCAAGTATCCTGTGCCTGTTGTGGACCCCCCAAAGGATGGACAACACGCGCCAACAACCGCTGAGCAGACTTTTCCGGGACCTCTCCTGTCTTTCAGAACGGCTGCTGGGCTCTTTGATGTCGATCTTGCTGATACTATGGCACCCAAGGATCATTCAAATCCTCAGCTTGCCATTGGAAACATTTGGAGCAAGTCTGGTAAATGGATCGGCGAATTTCGAGCTCACGACGCGTGGATTGGCGTGCAGACATCCAACCATGACGGAGGCGAAAAACTCGAGTTCATTGCCATTAGCACAGGAATGGAGCGCAAGGGCTCCTTTATCTTCACACCGGAGAAATTCGAAGAGAATAAAGATGCAGATGGCATACTGGATTTTGTCAACGTGCTGTGGATTGAGAGGATTGGCAGTGTTTGCTACAGGAGGGGCATTGGGCATATCCTGCTCAAGGCTTGGAATGCACAAGTACGAGACCAGGTGGATATTGTTCTCGGATAA
- a CDS encoding glycosyl hydrolases family 2 domain-containing protein, which yields MATYLRTDVHDGWIFKQADKPDSDFRPVAQFPTVIHLDLLHHGLIPDPPKDRNSELIQWVGEKQWLYKTSFASPQAPSSTGKVSHTMVFDGLDTYAKISLNGKEIANTANMFLQYRVDVTETLKPAGEENVLELLFDSAFLEGKRLEKAQGYKNLFWNGDSCRMNVRKIGCHFGWDWAPTLLTCGPWRPIYLESFVTRIADLNIDIDVADSLDDATLTITSELQGHDDNEHAVRISIANPDGENVFTGDGNGKVKLTSPKLWYPVGYGDQPLYTVTAVLGNQKVVRKVGIRHLRLVQRPLENGAPGTTFFFQVNQIPIYCRGANWVPGDTFLPRINEKRYRQWIELALHGNQNMIRVWGGGLYEDDSFYEICDELGILIWHDFQLGCGVYPVSDFMTNTIREEAIYNLKRLRHHPSIVLWCGNNEDHMFAELHHLEYDINDKNPDNWLKTNWAARWYYDKMLPDICAELVPRVPYHNSSPWGGTYSNDPTVGDIHSWRVWMADQPRYPYQDYEKLTGRFVSEFGMKSSPSVHSVRQLITDPAERHPQSRTFDNWFCAPEDQRTLSMYLIDNQKYELASLPAYVYATQLNQAEATDYSLRPFRRLWKGPGKEECAGSLIWQLNDCFPAASWSLADAFLRPKLAYFVAKRDYAPIIVGCARTTVEHPADEFTRVYVERITSADVWASNCTTSEAKLTMTVAFYSVLDGKLLASKSEEVTLPPNRSTELQKVKFEEKEWEVKQEFVVAATKLSKNGDVLARYVNFPQPLRHLDFSATEVTVTKKEISDSAGSFEIAVSVKNGVAKGVELMIDTLDPNVADSYVFSDNALDLVPGEEQTVTVTAVAGAKADLENVKVVEQHYGSVAPKSKLVLM from the exons ATGGCCACGTATCTACGGACAGacgtccatgatggctggaTCTTCAAGCAAGCAGACAAGCCAGACTCGGACTTCAGACCTGTCGCCCAGTTTCCCACCGTCATCCATCTCGACCTCTTACATCATGGCCTCATCCCAGATCCGCCCAAAGACAGAAACAGCGAGCTGATTCAATGGGTTGGCGAGAAACAATGGCTCTACAAGACGTCATTCGCCTCGCCGCAAGCTCCTTCAAGCACTGGCAAGGTGTCTCACACCATGGTTTTCGATGGTCTCGATACATATGCCAAGATCAGTCTAAACGGCAAAGAGATAGCCAACACTGCCAACATGTTCCTCCAATATCGCGTCGATGTCACGGAGACATTGAAGCCGGCAGGCGAAGAAAAcgtccttgagcttctcttcgACTCTGCGTTTTTGGAGGGCAAACGCCTGGAAAAGGCGCAGGGCTACAAGAACCTGTTCTGGAATGGCGATTCCTGCCGCATGAATGTCCGCAAAATCGGATGCCATTTTGGATGGGATTG GGCACCGACGTTGCTAACCTGTGGCCCGTGGCGACCAATTTATCTCGAGTCGTTTGTAACTCGCATCGCCGACTTAAACATTGATATTGATGTTGCAGATTCACTAGATGATGCAACTTTGACTATCACGTCAGAGTTGCAGGGCCACGATGACAACGAGCATGCGGTCCGAATCAGCATCGCCAACCCAGATGGAGAAAATGTTTTCACCGGCGACGGGAACGGCAAAGTGAAGCTCACAAGCCCCAAATTGTGGTATCCAGTCGGTTATGGAGACCAGCCGCTATACACGGTGACAGCTGTTCTTGGTAACCAAAAGGTCGTCCGCAAAGTCGGTATCCGTCATTTGCGTCTGGTGCAGCGGCCTCTCGAGAACGGAGCTCCAGGAAcgaccttcttcttccaggtCAACCAGATCCCCATCTACTGCCGTGGTGCTAACTGGGTGCCTGGTGATACCTTCTTGCCGAGGATTAATGAGAAGCGCTATCGTCAGTGGATCGAGCTGGCTCTCCATGGCAACCAGAACATGATACGCGTGTGGGGAGGAGGCCTTTACGAAGACGACTCGTTCTATGAGATTTGCGACGAGCTCGGAATTCTCATCTGGCATGACTTTCAGCTCGGCTGCGGCGTTTACCCTGTCTCCGACTTTATGACCAACACCATCCGTGAGGAAGCCATTTACAACCTCAAGCGACTGCGACACCACCCGTCGATCGTCTTATGGTGCGGAAACAACGAGGACCACATGTTTGCCGAACTGCATCATCTCGAATACGACATCAACGATAAGAACCCAGACAACTGGCTCAAGACGAACTGGGCGGCGCGTTGGTATTACGACAAAATGCTCCCAGATATCTGTGCCGAACTCGTCCCTCGCGTTCCTTACCACAACTCCTCTCCCTGGGGTGGCACATACAGCAATGACCCGACGGTTGGTGATATTCATTCTTGGAGAGTTTGGATGGCAGATCAACCGCGCTACCCGTACCAGGATTACGAGAAACTCACCGGCCGCTTTGTGAGCGAGTTTGGCATGAAATCGTCCCCGTCTGTTCACAGCGTTCGCCAGCTCATAACAGATCCTGCGGAAAGACATCCCCAGTCTCGTACTTTTGACAACTGGTTCTGCGCACCAGAAGATCAGCGCACATTGTCAATGTACTTGATCGACAACCAAAAGTACGAACTCGCCTCCCTTCCGGCATATGTATATGCTACTCAGCTCAACCAGGCGGAGGCAACCGATTACTCGCTTCGACCTTTCAGGCGCCTCTGGAAGGGTCCCGGCAAGGAAGAGTGCGCTGGCAGCCTGATCTGGCAGCTCAACGACTGTTTCCCGGCCGCTAGCTGGTCTCTGGCCGATGCATTCCTTCGTCCTAAGCTGGCTTACTTTGTTGCCAAAAGAGATTATGCGCCCATCATTGTTGGATGCGCAAGGACGACTGTAGAACACCCTGCCGATGAGTTCACTCGTGTGTACGTGGAACGCATTACCTCGGCGGATGTTTGGGCCAGCAACTGCACCACCTCCGAGGCCAAGTTGACCATGACGGTAGCTTTCTATTCCGTCTTGGATGGCAAATTACTCGCTTCCAAATCTGAAGAAGTGACTCTACCACCAAATCGCTCAACAGAACTGCAAAAAGTAAAGTTTGAGGAAAAGGAATGGGAGGTCAAGCAAGAGTTCGTAGTCGCCGCTACGAAGCTCAGCAAGAATGGAGATGTACTAGCTCGCTATGTCAACTTCCCACAGCCGTTGAGGCACCTCGATTTTTCCGCTACGGAGGTTACCGTCACGAAAAAAGAGATTAGTGACTCAGCTGGATCTTTCGAAATCGCTGTCTCGGTCAAGAATGGTGTGGCTAAAGGCGTAGAACTGATGATTGACACTCTCGATCCAAATGTTGCGGATAGTTACGTCTTTAGCGACAATGCCTTGGATCTTGTCCCAGGGGAAGAGCAGACTGTGACTGTTACTGCAGTCGCTGGTGCAAAAGCTGATCTTGAGAATGTGAAAGTGGTGGAGCAGCACTACGGTTCTGTGGCTCCGAAATCGAAACTTGTATTGATGTAA
- a CDS encoding sugar transporter domain-containing protein, translated as MKFANPLKSSAPPSTTFRLANKEFPKVTWWREPGLRHLYFLLLVPLMTSMVNGYDGSMMNALQTSGQWQDYFHHPRGSLLAFYNLAFALGQLIAVIPFPFPATIADKLGRRWGVVIGSIIAIIGVAVQSASINVGMFVAGRFIVGFGVMIDHGSAPLMVTELAHTQHRATITAIYNSTWYFGSIVAAWVTFGTININSEWAWRIPSIIQAFPAIVQIMFIWFLPESPRFLIAKDRHEEALDVLVKFHGNGERTDFVETSFTEIKETLALEREFSSKSGWLDLISTPGNRKRTLICYLQGFFSQWCGNGLVSYYLVPVLETIGITKNAEQAGLNGGLQIWNFIVAIWAAFNIDRFGRRKMVLGSTGSMIVCFVLWTILSARYNITGDGADAKGVIVMIFLFYTAFNCGWQGLVLAYPIEILPYEIRAKGLNVTFFGVSSSLLNQYINPVGIESQGWRFYIFYDVFLCVIFVVVYFLWVETKNTPLEEIAKFFDGEEAKVGGGASTSTSAAVLSQMRAKNADFDEEVTHVETHEA; from the exons atgaagttcgCCAACCCACTCAAGTCGTCGGCTCCGCCGTCCACCACCTTCAGGCTCGCCAACAAAGAGTTCCCAAAAGTGACTTGGTGGCGTGAGCCAGGTCTCCGTCATCTGTACTTCTTGCTCCTCGTGCCGCTCATGACGTCCATGGTCAACGGCTACGATGGCTCCATGATGAACGCTCTGCAGACGAGCGGGCAGTGGCAGGACTACTTCCACCATCCTCGTGGCTCGTTGCTGGCGTTTTACAACCTTGCCTTTGCGCTTGGGCAGCTGATTGCTGTGATTCCGTTTCCGTTTCCCGCTACGATTGCTGATAAGCTGGGGAGACGATGGGGAGTTGTGATTGGAAGTATTATTGCCATTATTGGAGTGGCTGTTCAGAGTGCTAGTATCAATG TTGGCATGTTTGTTGCGGGAAGATTTATTGTTGGCTTCGGCGTCATGATTGACCACGGAAGTGCACCTCTCATGGTGACTGAACTGGCTCATACTCAGCATCGAGCCACAATTACAGCGATTTACAACTCGACGTGGTATTTTGGATCTATTGTCGCTGCATGGGTGACCTTTGG caccatcaacatcaacagtGAATGGGCCTGGCGCATTCCCTCCATTATTCAGGCTTTCCCTGCCATTGTGCAGATTATGTTTATCTGGTTCCTGCCTGAG AGCCCCCGTTTTCTCATTGCAAAGGACCGCCACGAAGAAGCCCTCGACGTCCTCGTCAAGTTCCACGGCAACGGCGAGCGCACCGACTTCGTGGAGACCTCCTTCACCGAAATCAAGGAGACCCTAGCCCTAGAGCGAGAATTTTCTTCCAAGAGCGGCTGGCTCGACCTCATCAGCACCCCGGGCAACCGCAAGCGCACCCTCATCTGCTACCTGCAGGGCTTCTTCTCGCAGTGGTGCGGCAACGGCTTGGTCTCGTACTATCTGGTGCCCGTGCTAGAGACGATTGGCATCACCAAGAATGCCGAGCAGGCGGGTCTGAATGGCGGCCTGCAGATCTGGAACTTTATTGTTGCCATCTGGGCGGCATTCAACATTGACCGGTTTGGACGCAGGAAGATGGTGCTTGGAAGCACGGGGTCGATGATTGTGTGTTTTGTGTTGTGGACGATTCTCTCGGCGCGGTATAACATTACGGGGGATGGCGCTGATGCAAAGGGCGTCATTGTCATGATCTTTTTGTTTTACACGGCATTCAACTGTGGATG GCAAGGTCTGGTGTTGGCGTATCCCATTGAGATTCTGCCATATGAGATTCGCGCCAAGGGTCTCAACGTTACGTTTTTCGGCGTCAGCTCATCAT TGCTCAACCAGTACATTAACCCCGTTGGCATCGAGTCCCAGGGGTGGAGATTCTACATT TTTTACGACGTGTTCCTCTGTGTTATATTTGTCGTCGTGTACTTTCTCTGGGTGGAAACAAAG AACACTCCCTTAGAAGAGATTGCCAAGTTCTTTGacggcgaagaagccaaagtgGGCGGCGGTGCCTCGACCAGCACTTCAGCCGCGGTGCTTTCTCAGATGAGGGCCAAGAATGCGgattttgatgaagaagtgaCACATGTTGAGACGCATGAGGCTTGA
- a CDS encoding chromate transporter domain-containing protein: protein MSISYWEHKLQKGFIQAWPTIRNNWHLGMTAFGGPPVHFKIFHDKFVLKLNWIDEQMYQELFSVSQALSGPASTKMLYCVNLINNGLLGALLAFFIWSLPGALGMFGLSIGVSEIGSTLPRAVYALLSGLNAATVGIIALAAVELSNQAITDKLTRILVFLTGSAGMLYNALWYFPVLMFASGFAAVTHDYRWLHRLWRAVKSIFTRASPSSTEVENDAIERDSRMDSNNSSTTPQEHEITSRGEPESRTIPHEYQLNFSWRTGTAVIATFFLTFIVVMVLRGVLHNPPILYKLFANLYLAGTIIFGGGPVVIPLLREYVVAEGWVSPRDFLIGLAIIQAFPGPNFNFAVFLGGLTAIGIGQPAILGAIVAYLGIFLPGIVLVHGTMGVWKVLRSKPWVKSGVRGINAAAVGLIYTAVYRIWQVGYVDEGFQAGKSLGDDPWWVVVTATAYVGGRYFGLSAPLAILLGAVMGLVRYGVVMR from the exons ATGTCTATCAGTTACTGGGAGCACAAGCTCCAAAAAGGCTTCATCCAAGCATGGCCGACGATCCGGAACAACTGGCACCTCGGCATGACCGCGTTTGGCGGACCACCGGTCCATTTCAAAATT TTTCATGACAAGTTTGTGTTGAAGCTCAATTGGATCGATGAGCAGATG TACCAGGAGCTATTCAGCGTCTCGCAAGCTCTATCAGGTCCAGCAAGCACAAAGATGCTTTACTGTGTTAATTTAATTAACAACGGCTTGCTTGGAGCTCTACTTGCGTTCTTCATTTGGAG TTTGCCCGGAGCCCTGGGCATGTTTGGCCTCTCCATCGGCGTCTCTGAAATAGGGAGTACTTTACCTCGCGCAGTTTACGCTCTGCTCTCTGGGCTGAACGCTGCAACTGTTGGAATTATCGCCTTGGCAGCGGTTGAGCTATCAAACCAAGCAATTACAGACAAGCTGACCAGAATTCTCGTCTTTCTTACCGGTTCTGCTGGAATGTTGTATAATGCGCTTTGGTACTTTCCAGTCCTTATGTTCGCTTCTGGATTCGCTGCTGTTACCCACGACTACCGCTGGCTTCATCGTCTCTGGCGAGCTGTTAAAAGCATCTTCACACGCGCGAGCCCTTCATCGACGGAAGTAGAAAACGATGCAATCGAGAGAGATAGTCGCATGGACTCTAATAACTCTTCCACCACACCTCAAGAACATGAAATCACCTCTAGAGGCGAACCCGAGTCGCGCACCATACCGCACGAGTATCAGCTAAATTTCTCGTGGAGAACTGGAACTGCTGTCATCGCAACCTTCTTTCTCACCTTTATCGTCGTGATGGTGCTCCGCGGGGTCTTGCATAACCCTCCTATCCTATATAAGCTCTTTGCTAACCTCTATCTCGCTGGaaccatcatcttcggcgGCGGGCCTGTTGTAATTCCGCTGCTGAGGGAATACGTCGTAGCAGAGGGATGGGTCAGTCCGCGCGACTTTCTTATTGGGCTTGCCATCATACAAGCATTCCCAGGACCGAACTTCAATTTTGCTGTATTCCTAGGCGGCCTCACCGCTATTGGGATCGGGCAACCCGCCATTCTAGGAGCAATTGTTGCGTATCTAGGCATCTTCTTACCAGGGATAGTCCTAGTTCATGGCACAATGGGCGTCTGGAAGGTCTTAAGAAGCAAGCCATGGGTCAAATCTGGGGTCAGAGGGATCAATGCAGCGGCTGTCGGTTTAATCTACACGGCCGTGTATCGAATTTGGCAGGTTGGGTATGTAGATGAGGGTTTCCAGGCAGGAAAAAGCTTGGGCGACGATCCATGGTGGGTGGTTGTTACAGCGACAGCGTATGTTGGAGGCAGATATTTCGGTCTCTCCGCGCCGCTGGCGATACTTCTCGGTGCTGTGATGGGATTGGTGAGATATGGAGTTGTTATGAGGTAG
- a CDS encoding rer1 family domain-containing protein, producing the protein MDAPEPEQTPFAAVTAHTTRIQRQYQAILDQSTPYVMYRWIGTGVALLLFFLRIFVAQGWYIVAYALGIYLLNLFLAFLQPKFDPSSDALDSEMEDGSVGTLPTKQDEEFKPFIRRLPEFKFWYWATRAIGISFVCTWFAIFDVPVFWPVLVMYWLILFVLTMRRQIQHMIKYRYVPFTIGKKSYAKDRS; encoded by the exons ATGGATGCGCCGGAGCCCGAACAGACCCCTTTCGCGGCTGTTACAGCCCACACCACCAGGATCCAGAGA CAATACCAAGCGATCCTGGACCAGTCAACTCCGTATGTCATGTACCGATGGATCGGCACCGGCGTGgccttgcttctcttcttcctgcgCATTTTCGTGGCGCAAGGATGGTACATTG TCGCATACGCCCTGGGAATCTACCTCTTGAACCTGTTCCTGGCCTTCCTTCAGCCCAAGTTCGACCCCTCGAGCGATGCCCTGGATAGCGAAATGGAGGATGGCTCTGTTGGAACTCTTCCCACCAAGCAGGACGAAGAATTCAAGCCCTTCATCAGACGTCTTCCCGAGTTCAAGTTCTGGTACTGGGCCACGAGAGCCATTGGCATCTCCTTCGTCTGCACTTGGTTCGCCATCTTTGACGTTCCCGTGTTCTGGCCCGTCCTGGTCATGTATTGGTTGATCCTCTTTGTCCTTACGA TGCGCCGACAAATCCAGCACATGATCAAGTATCGCTACGTGCCCTTTACCATTGGCAAGAAGTCCTACGCCAAGGATCGATCGTAA